TTTCGCCTGATTATAAATTGCCTCTGCCTGCTCTTTGCGAATACGAAAATCACGAGAGTCTATTTCAGCAATAATATCTCCACGATGATAAAAATTTCCGGCATATACTTCAAAACGGTCAATGGGTCCACCTACCCGAAAAGAAAGTTCCGTTTCTTTGAATGGTTTCGAGATAAACGAAAACTCACGCTCCGCAGAAGGAAGCGATATTTCCACCTCCGCCACTTTGATTCGTACCGGCTCATCCATTTTCTTTTCTCCTGCGTCACATGACGCAAGCAGACAGCTAAAGAACATGTACATTAAAAATTTAGTCGTTGTCATTCTATTCTTAAATTAGTTATATTATCAACGGTACGAAAATAATGGAAAAGGTAGAAAACACTCATCTTTAAGTTTCCAAAGCGGAAAAAGAAGGGACTCAAACGGAAAAATAAAAGATGAAAATTTGAGCCTTTCATACTACTTATGTGTTTCCTTACTATCTTTGCAGTTCGAACAAATAGTACTACTTTCATTTATGACTGAAGAAAAAATACATAAAGACCGTCCCGGAAACTGGTGGGCATTGAGCCCGTTACTCGTATTCCTCTGCCTCTATCTGGTGACTTCCATCCTCGTCAACGACTTTTATAAAGTGCCTATCACAGTGGCTTTTCTCATCTCTTCCTGTTATGCCATCGCCATTACACGCGGCTTGAAACTGGACCAGCGTATCTATCAATTCTCGGTAGGAGCTGCCAATAAGAATATCCTCCTGATGATATGGATATTCATTCTTGCCGGAGCTTTTGCTCAAAGTGCAAAGCAAATGGGGGCAATCGATGCCACCGTCAATCTGACACTGCATATTCTTCCGGATAACCTGTTGCTGGCAGGTATCTTTATTGCCGCCTGTTTCATCTCTTTATCCATCGGAACCAGCGTAGGAACTATTGTCGCTCTTACTCCCGTTGCCGTAGGACTGGCAGAAAAGACAGAAATAGCTCTCCCTTTTATGGTAGCTATTGTAATAGGCGGCTCCTTTTTCGGAGACAACCTATCTTTTATCTCCGATACCACCATTGCTTCAACAAAAACCCAGGAATGTGTAATGCGTGATAAATTCCGGGTAAATTCTATGATTGTCATTCCGGCAGCCATCATTGTATTGGGAATTTACATATTTCAGGGACTGTCCATTACTGCTCCCGTCCAAACACAAAACATCGAATGGATAAAAGTTATACCTTATATAATAGTATTAGGAACAGCCATTGCCGGAATGAACGTGATGCTCGTACTCATAATAGGTATATTGACAAGTGGCATCATTGGCATCGCTACCGGCAGCTTCGGAATCTTCGACTGGTTTGGTGCCATGGGAACAGGAATTACAGGAATGGGAGAATTGATTATTATCACTCTACTGGCCGGAGGGATGCTCGAAACAATCCGTTATAACGGTGGTATCGATTTCATTATCCGGAAACTCACCCGCCACGTCAATGGCAAAAGAGGAGCCGAGCTAAGCATCGCTGCTCTCGTTAGTATCGCCAACTTATGTACTGCCAACAACACGATTGCCATTATCACAACAGGACCGATTGCCAAAGATATTGCCGTGAAATTCCATCTCGACCGAAGAAAAACAGCCAGTATCCTCGATACTTTCTCCTGCCTGATACAAGGAATTATCCCCTATGGAGCGCAGATGCTAATTGCAGCGGGACTTGCCAGCATCTCCCCTATCAGTATCATCGGAAATCTCTACTATCCATTTACAATGGGAGCATGCGCCCTGCTCGCGATTTTGTTCCGCTATCCGAAACGGTATTCGTAAAAAAGATGCGAAATGTTTGTCAATCAAAAGAAAAGCCGTATCTTTGTGCCCGCTATTACGAGATAATAGCATAATTCAAATCAATCATTAAAAACAATTATTTAAAATGGCAACTAGAATCAGATTGCAGAGACACGGACGTAAAAGTTACGCGTTCTATTCAATTGTAATTGCAGACAGCAGAGCACCACGTGATGGTAAATTTATTGAGAAGATTGGTACTTACAACCCTAACACCAATCCTGCTACAGTAGATTTGAATTTCGACGCTGCATTGGCATGGGTACTGAAAGGTGCACAACCAAGTGACACTGTACGTAACATCCTTTCTCGTGAAGGAGTTTACATGAAGAAACATCTTCTGGGCGGTGTGGCAAAAGGCGCATTCGGAGAAGCAGAAGCAGAAGCAAAATTCGAAGCTTGGAAAAACAACAAACAGTCAGGTTTGGCTACTTTGAAAGCTAAACAAGACGAGGCTAAGAAAGCTGAAGCTAAAGCACGTCTGGAAGCAGAAAAGAAAATCAACGAAGTGAAAGCAAAAGCACTCGCTGAAAAGAAAGCTGCTGAAGCTGCTGAAAAAGCTGCTGCTGAAGCACCTGCAGAAGAAGCTGCCGCAGCTCCGGCTGAAGAAGCTCCTGCAACAGAAGCTGCTGCTGAATAAATTTCAGCAGATTCCGAACAAGAAATTAGGAAAAAACAATAAATCCTCTCCGGTCTGCCGGAGGGGATTTTTTTATTACTTTCTGCTATAAAACATATCAAATTATTTATTCCATTCAAAATAAAATACCTTTCTTTGCATCAGCATAGTTCAGCATAGTATTATTTATTTTCCGAGCATGAAACGAATTGATAAAAAGGCAACATTCGGACAACAGGCAAGCAAGGTTACGCAACTAGCGGACGCACTTAGCCAAGCGATTTCCAGGAAAGAATTTCTTGAAGGAGATTCTTTGCCTTCCATCAATCAGTTAAGCGCTCAATACGGAGTATCACGTGATACGGTTTTCAAGGCTTTCCTTGATTTACGCGAACGAGGACTGATCGACTCCACTCCCGGCAAAGGATATTATGTGACGAGCCTGGTGACAAATGTCTTATTGCTGCTCGACCAATATACTCCATTCAAAGAAGCTTTATACAATAGTTTCGTCAGACATCTGCCTATCAACTATAAGGTAGACTTATTGTTTCATCAATACAACGAACGGTTGTTCAATACAATCCTCCGGGAATCCATCGGAAAATACAACAAATACATTGTGATGAATTTCGATAACGAGAAATTCAGCACTGTTCTCAATAAAATTAATCCTTCAAGATTATTACTTCTCGATTTCGGCAAATTTGAAAAAGAAAAGTATTCATATATCTGCCAGGATTTTGATGAATCTTTCTATCAGGCATTAAATCAGCTGAAGGAAAGGTTGAAGAACTATCACCAACTCGTTTTTCTGTTTCCCAAAAGCCTGAAACACCCCCAAAGCAGTAAGGTGTATTTTACCCGTTTCTGTCAGGAACAAGGATTCCTCTGTGAAATACAGGAGGATATTGAGAATCTAATCGTACGTAAGGGAGTTGCCTATATCGCCATCAAACAACAAGACGTAGTAAAGGTAGTGAAACAAGGAAGATTGGAAGGGCTGAAATGCGGAAAAGATTTTGGCCTGTTGGCGTACAATGATATTCCTTCCTATGAAGTGATTGATGAAGGAATAACCTCGTTGAGTATTGATTGGGAAATGATGGGAAACGAAGCTGCCAATTTCGTTCTCAATAATGTACCGGTGCAGAAGTTCTTGCCGACGGAAGTAAGACTTCGAAAGTCGCTTTAATTTTTTTTGCGAATATATCAGCACAGTTCAGCACAGATATTAATTAATCCTTTAATATAAAGAAACCATGAAAAAGTATCCTAAAATCGGGATTCGTCCCACAATCGATGGTCGCCAGGGTGGTGTTCGCGAAAGCCTTGAAGAAAAAACAATGAATTTGGCAAAAGCAGTAGCCGAGTTAATAAGCAGCAACCTGAAAAACGGTGATGGCAGTCCGGTGGAATGTGTCATTGCCGATAGCACGATCGGACGCGTAGCCGAAAGTGCAGCTTGCGCAGAGAAGTTTGAAAGAGAAGGGGTCGGCTCTACCATTACCGTCACTTCCTGCTGGTGTTATGGCGCTGAAACGATGGATATGAACCCACATTATCCGAAAGCTGTTTGGGGATTCAATGGCACAGAACGTCCGGGAGCTGTATACCTTGCTGCCGTACTTGCCGGACACGCACAAAAAGGCCTTCCCGCATTCGGTATCTACGGACGCGACGTTCAAGATTTAGACGACAACACAATCCCTGAAGATGTATCAGAAAAGATTCTTCGCTTTGCACGTGCCGCACAGGCAGTAGCTACGATGAGAGGCAAATCTTACCTGTCAATGGGTAGTGTATCTATGGGTATCGCCGGTTCTATTGTTAATCCTGATTTCTTCCAGGAGTATTTGGGAATGCGTAATGAGTCAATAGACCTCACAGAAATCATCCGCCGAATGGACGAAGGCATCTATGACCACGAAGAATACGCCAAAGCCATGGCCTGGACTGAAAAAAATTGCAAGATAAACGAAGGTGAAGACTTCAAGAACCGTCCTGAAAAGCGTAAAACCCGTGAACAGAAAGACGCTGATTGGGAATTCATTGTAAAGATGACGATTATCATGCGCGACTTGATGACCGGAAATCCCAAATTGAAAGAAATGGGATTCAAGGAAGAAGCCTTGGGACACAATGCCATTGCAGCCGGTTTCCAGGGACAACGCCAATGGACAGACTTTTATCCTAATGGTGACTATCCGGAAGCTTTACTCAATACTTCTTTTGACTGGAACGGTATCCGTGAAGCATTTGTTGTAGCTACCGAGAACGATGCCTGCAACGGCGTAGCTATGCTGTTTGGACATTTATTGACTAACCGCGCCCAAATATTCTCCGATGTACGTACTTACTGGAGCCCTGAAGCCGTGAAACGTGTAACCGGCAAAGAATTGAGCGGATTGGCAGCAAATGGTATCATCCATCTTATCAATTCCGGCGCAACGACTCTCGACGGTTCCGGCCAATCATTAGACGCAGCAGGCAATCCGGTTATGAAAGAGCCATGGAACCTGACTGACACAGACGTAGAAAACTGCCTGAAAGCAACTACCTGGTATCCGGCAGACCGTGACTACTTCCGTGGTGGCGGCTTCTCTTCAAACTTCCTGTCAAAAGGCGGAATGCCCGTAACCATGATGCGCCTCAACCTGATTAAAGGCCTAGGCCCTGTCCTGCAAATCGCAGAAGGATGGACAGTGGAAATTGATCCGGAAATCCATCAGAAACTCAATATGCGTACAGATCCTACATGGCCTACCACCTGGTTTGTACCCCGCCTGTGTGAAAAACCGGCCTTCAAAGATGTATATTCTGTAATGAATAACTGGGGAGCCAACCATGGAGCCATCAGCTATGGACATATCGGTCAGGACTTAATCACTCTTGCTTCCATGCTCCGCATCCCGGTATGCATGCACAACGTAGAAGACAACGAGATATTCCGTCCGGCAGCCTGGAACGCCTTCGGCATGGACAAAGAAGGGTCAGATTACAGAGCTTGTGCAACTTATGGCCCTATCTACAAATAATTTTAATTCAGGCACGGATTATGCGGATTACACTGTTACTTTATGCAATCATACTTCTAAAAACCGTGTAATCCGTGCCTAAAATGATTTTTTAAATACGACTTATCAATTAATAATTTATCTTTGTAATTATGATTACCAACGAACATATAGAACAGTTCATCGAACAAGCACACCGTTATGGGGATGCAAAGTTAATGCTTTGCAGCAGCGGTAACCTTTCCTGGAGAATCGGCGAAGAAGCATTGATTTCCGGTACGGGTTCCTGGGTTCCCACACTTGGCAAAGAAAAAGTCTCTATTTGCCATATTGCCAGCGGTACTCCTACCAACGGTGTAAAGCCTTCTATGGAAAGTACATTCCATTTAGGGATTCTCCGCGAACGTCCGGACGTCAATGTCGTTCTCCACTTCCAATCGGAATATGCCACAGCTGTCTCCTGCATGAAGAACAAACCGACAAACTTCAACGTAACAGCAGAAATTCCCTGCCATGTAGGTTCGGAAATACCTGTGATTCCGTATTATCGTCCCGGCTCACCGGAACTGGCAAAAGCCGTGGTAGAAGCCATGCTAAAGCATAACTCGGTTTTACTGACCAACCACGGGCAAGTGGTATGCGGAAAAGACTTCGATCAAGTATATGAACGGGCTACCTTTTTTGAAATGGCTTGCCGCATCATCGTTCAATCCGGTGGTGATTATTCAGTACTCACACCGACAGAAATTGAAGACCTGGAAATCTACGTATTAGGAAAGAAAAACAACTAGTATCCGGGCAATACCATGAAAGATTCCATTAAACACACTTATTTAGCAGCAGACTTCGGAGGCGGAAGTGGACGGATCATCGCCGGCTTCCTTTGCCATGGCAAACTGGAGTTGGAAGAGGTATACCGCTTTTCCAACCGGCAGGTCAAACTAGGAAATCATATCTACTGGGATTTCCTAGCTCTGTTTGAAGATATGAAAACCGGACTGAAACTGGCTGCACAAAAAGGATATGCCGTAAAGGGTATTGGTATTGACACCTGGGGAGTGGATTTCGGACTGATTGACAAGCATGGAAACCTGTTAGGAAATCCAGTCTGTTATCGGGACGCAAGAACAGAGGGAATACCGGCAGAAGTATTCAAGTTATTGGATGAACGCCAACACTATGCTGACACCGGTATTCAGGCGATGCCCATCAATACGCTGTTTCAACTTTACAGCATGAAACAGCATCAAGATGCGCAGTTGGAAGTTGCCCGGCAACTTTTATTCATGCCCGACCTTTTCAGTTATTTCCTGACAGGAGTAGCCAATAATGAATATTGCATCGCCTCCACCTCCGAATTACTCGATGGCAAATCGCGGAATTGGTCATTGGATACCATACGTGCCTTAGGTCTTCCCGAACATCTGTTCGGGAAGGTTATTCTCCCCGGAACAATCAGAGGAACTCTGAAAGAGGATATTGCCCGTGAAACGGGACTGGGTATCATAGACGTTATTGCCGTCGGTTCACACGACACAGCCAGTGCTGTCGCTGCTGTTCCTGCCGTAGAAAGTCCTATCGCTTTCCTTAGTTCCGGCACTTGGTCGCTACTGGGAGTGGAAGTGGATGCCCCCATATTGACGGAAGAAGCAAGAAAAGCTCAATTCACCAATGAAGGAGGTGTAGGCGGCAAAATCCGTTTCCTACAGAATATAACAGGATTATGGATTTTACAACGCTTGATGAGTGAATGGAAAGCATGTGGCGAAGAACAAAATTATGATATAATCCTCCCGCAAGCTGCCGAAGCAAAGATTGTAACCATTATCCCTGTAGATGACGCAACATTCATGAATCCGGAAAATATGGAAAACGCTCTTATTCATTATTGTCGGCATCATGATTTACAAGTGCCTAAAAACAAAGCAGAAACCGTGAGATGTGTACTCCAATCATTAGCTTTCAAATATCGACAGGCGGTGGAACAGCTCAACCGTTGTCTCCCCTCTCCGATCCGTCAGCTAAACATCATTGGCGGAGGATCACAAAACCAATTACTCAACCAACTGACAGCTAACGAACTCGGTATTCCCGTTTATGCAGGTCCGGTAGAAGCCACTGCAATGGGGAACATTCTGACACAGGCTATGGCTAAAGGAGAAATAGCCAACCTTCGTGAATTGAGAGAGATTGTAACTCACAGCGTTACACCACAAGTATATTACCCTAAAAAATAAAAGCATATGGAAACACCCCAAACCGGTTATCAGGTTCAATCTTACGACGTTCCCGTCAAACGATATTGCCAAACCCTCGATTTACGCGATTCTCCGGAACTGATCGCAGAATATCGAAAAAGACATAGTCAGGCGGAAGCATGGCCAGAAATCCTTGCCGGTATCCGGAAAGTCGGTATTCTGGAAATGGAAATTTATATCTTGGGAACACGACTGTTTATGATTGTCGAAACTCCCCTTGATTTTGACTGGGACACAGCAATGGAGCACCTGAATACGCTTCCCCGCCAACAGGAGTGGGAAGAATATATGGCCATCTTCCAGCAAGCCGTTCCCGGAATGAGTTCCGCGGAGAAATGGAAACCGATGGAG
The Bacteroides luhongzhouii DNA segment above includes these coding regions:
- a CDS encoding Na+/H+ antiporter NhaC family protein, encoding MTEEKIHKDRPGNWWALSPLLVFLCLYLVTSILVNDFYKVPITVAFLISSCYAIAITRGLKLDQRIYQFSVGAANKNILLMIWIFILAGAFAQSAKQMGAIDATVNLTLHILPDNLLLAGIFIAACFISLSIGTSVGTIVALTPVAVGLAEKTEIALPFMVAIVIGGSFFGDNLSFISDTTIASTKTQECVMRDKFRVNSMIVIPAAIIVLGIYIFQGLSITAPVQTQNIEWIKVIPYIIVLGTAIAGMNVMLVLIIGILTSGIIGIATGSFGIFDWFGAMGTGITGMGELIIITLLAGGMLETIRYNGGIDFIIRKLTRHVNGKRGAELSIAALVSIANLCTANNTIAIITTGPIAKDIAVKFHLDRRKTASILDTFSCLIQGIIPYGAQMLIAAGLASISPISIIGNLYYPFTMGACALLAILFRYPKRYS
- a CDS encoding 30S ribosomal protein S16, whose product is MATRIRLQRHGRKSYAFYSIVIADSRAPRDGKFIEKIGTYNPNTNPATVDLNFDAALAWVLKGAQPSDTVRNILSREGVYMKKHLLGGVAKGAFGEAEAEAKFEAWKNNKQSGLATLKAKQDEAKKAEAKARLEAEKKINEVKAKALAEKKAAEAAEKAAAEAPAEEAAAAPAEEAPATEAAAE
- a CDS encoding GntR family transcriptional regulator is translated as MKRIDKKATFGQQASKVTQLADALSQAISRKEFLEGDSLPSINQLSAQYGVSRDTVFKAFLDLRERGLIDSTPGKGYYVTSLVTNVLLLLDQYTPFKEALYNSFVRHLPINYKVDLLFHQYNERLFNTILRESIGKYNKYIVMNFDNEKFSTVLNKINPSRLLLLDFGKFEKEKYSYICQDFDESFYQALNQLKERLKNYHQLVFLFPKSLKHPQSSKVYFTRFCQEQGFLCEIQEDIENLIVRKGVAYIAIKQQDVVKVVKQGRLEGLKCGKDFGLLAYNDIPSYEVIDEGITSLSIDWEMMGNEAANFVLNNVPVQKFLPTEVRLRKSL
- the fucI gene encoding L-fucose isomerase — encoded protein: MKKYPKIGIRPTIDGRQGGVRESLEEKTMNLAKAVAELISSNLKNGDGSPVECVIADSTIGRVAESAACAEKFEREGVGSTITVTSCWCYGAETMDMNPHYPKAVWGFNGTERPGAVYLAAVLAGHAQKGLPAFGIYGRDVQDLDDNTIPEDVSEKILRFARAAQAVATMRGKSYLSMGSVSMGIAGSIVNPDFFQEYLGMRNESIDLTEIIRRMDEGIYDHEEYAKAMAWTEKNCKINEGEDFKNRPEKRKTREQKDADWEFIVKMTIIMRDLMTGNPKLKEMGFKEEALGHNAIAAGFQGQRQWTDFYPNGDYPEALLNTSFDWNGIREAFVVATENDACNGVAMLFGHLLTNRAQIFSDVRTYWSPEAVKRVTGKELSGLAANGIIHLINSGATTLDGSGQSLDAAGNPVMKEPWNLTDTDVENCLKATTWYPADRDYFRGGGFSSNFLSKGGMPVTMMRLNLIKGLGPVLQIAEGWTVEIDPEIHQKLNMRTDPTWPTTWFVPRLCEKPAFKDVYSVMNNWGANHGAISYGHIGQDLITLASMLRIPVCMHNVEDNEIFRPAAWNAFGMDKEGSDYRACATYGPIYK
- a CDS encoding class II aldolase/adducin family protein, which encodes MITNEHIEQFIEQAHRYGDAKLMLCSSGNLSWRIGEEALISGTGSWVPTLGKEKVSICHIASGTPTNGVKPSMESTFHLGILRERPDVNVVLHFQSEYATAVSCMKNKPTNFNVTAEIPCHVGSEIPVIPYYRPGSPELAKAVVEAMLKHNSVLLTNHGQVVCGKDFDQVYERATFFEMACRIIVQSGGDYSVLTPTEIEDLEIYVLGKKNN
- a CDS encoding rhamnulokinase — encoded protein: MKDSIKHTYLAADFGGGSGRIIAGFLCHGKLELEEVYRFSNRQVKLGNHIYWDFLALFEDMKTGLKLAAQKGYAVKGIGIDTWGVDFGLIDKHGNLLGNPVCYRDARTEGIPAEVFKLLDERQHYADTGIQAMPINTLFQLYSMKQHQDAQLEVARQLLFMPDLFSYFLTGVANNEYCIASTSELLDGKSRNWSLDTIRALGLPEHLFGKVILPGTIRGTLKEDIARETGLGIIDVIAVGSHDTASAVAAVPAVESPIAFLSSGTWSLLGVEVDAPILTEEARKAQFTNEGGVGGKIRFLQNITGLWILQRLMSEWKACGEEQNYDIILPQAAEAKIVTIIPVDDATFMNPENMENALIHYCRHHDLQVPKNKAETVRCVLQSLAFKYRQAVEQLNRCLPSPIRQLNIIGGGSQNQLLNQLTANELGIPVYAGPVEATAMGNILTQAMAKGEIANLRELREIVTHSVTPQVYYPKK
- a CDS encoding L-rhamnose mutarotase; the encoded protein is METPQTGYQVQSYDVPVKRYCQTLDLRDSPELIAEYRKRHSQAEAWPEILAGIRKVGILEMEIYILGTRLFMIVETPLDFDWDTAMEHLNTLPRQQEWEEYMAIFQQAVPGMSSAEKWKPMERMFHLYNT